In the Astatotilapia calliptera chromosome 5, fAstCal1.2, whole genome shotgun sequence genome, one interval contains:
- the LOC113021990 gene encoding vesicle-associated membrane protein-associated protein B/C: MARPEQVLLLEPQHELKFRGPFSDVVTTNLKLSNPTDRNVCFKVKTTAPRRYCVRPNSGIIDAGTSINVSVMLQPFDYDPNEKSKHKFMVQSMLAPPDMTDMEGVWKEAKPEELMDSKLRCVFEMPTENEKTHDMESNKMMSSSSLKSESSLPVKSMSSTLDDGEVKKIMEECKRLQMEAQRLREENKQIKEDDGLRMRKSNIMSPQHPSVAMKKEEGMSARTVALIVLFFVMGIIVGKLVL, translated from the exons GTCCATTCTCAGACGTGGTCACCACAAATCTCAAGCTCTCCAACCCTACAGACAGGAATGTGTGCTTTAAGGTGAAGACGACAGCGCCGCGTCGGTACTGTGTGCGGCCAAACAGCGGAATCATCGATGCAGGCACCTCAATCAATGTCTCAG TTATGCTGCAGCCTTTTGACTATGACCCCAATGAGAAGAGCAAACACAAGTTCATGGTTCAGTCAATGCTAGCACCTCCTGACATGACTGACATGGAGGGAGTG TGGAAGGAGGCTAAACCAGAGGAGCTGATGGACTCCAAGCTGAGGTGTGTTTTTGAGATGCCGACGGAGAACGAAAAAACG CATGATATGGAGTCCAACAAGATGATGTCGTCCAGCTCGCTGAAGTCAGAGTCCTCGCTGCCTGTGAAGTCAATGAGCTCCACCCTTGATGATGGGGAAGTAAAGAAGATCATGGAGGAGTGCAAGAGGCTGCAGATGGAGGCTCAGAGGCTAcgggaagaaaacaaacagatcaAA GAGGATGATGGTCTGCGGATGAGGAAGAGTAACATCATGTCACCTCAGCACCCCTCAGTCGCGatgaagaaagaggaagggaTGAGCGCCCGTACGGTGGCCCTCATTGTGCTCTTCTTTGTGATGGGCATCATTGTGGGGAAGTTGGTCTTGTAG